From Calliphora vicina chromosome 3, idCalVici1.1, whole genome shotgun sequence:
GGGTAAATATAAAGATATATCTTTTTTATCTTTAGTTAATTAACTTATTAAAAAGATtagatttgttaaatttattaatttatgttgTAGACACAATTAGGGCACtccaagttattttttttttcgaacaaacgtattaaaaattattaaaataattgtaatatttGAAGCCCTACCGTAATATTAATAGAAAGATTATAGTTAACTTAATGGGGTCTGTGAGTAATATCTTGATTTAGAAACGCACTGACTGAATCATTCGATGCGGTTCTGACGAACTCAAGTGGACGGCGATTTTACTTGCTTATAAAAGTAGCTTAGTACAACCGTAATATTTAGAAGCAATcggtacatttttaataaaaatgtttttttggttttatggtctatttaatttaatttgttgatGGCTAATCACTTTTATATtagttaatttataatttatttttagatttttattattttattactattttataAGTAAGTGATAGTATAATTGGAAACGAATATGGCCTATTGGCTAGATTTGTGTAACTGAAttaagaaatgaaatgaaaaaaggacTTGGGGACTTATTTAATGATAATATCGTTTTATGAACAATGCCGTTCGTTGAAACGATTAAAATAATGCCAGTTGTACATCAACGACTGTTCAAAAAAGAGTATGAGTTTGTTTTGGTGAAtcacaaattaaactaaaaaatgcCCCATGTTTTTGTAAGTTTTGTGTAGTTGTTGTAAAACTACTATCTTGTTAAAATGAATGATTCGTTAAAATGAACGATAAGCCTTTTGAATAATCATTATCTGTAGCACCAAAAAGTATGTTGGTATTAGAAAAAATGTAGAATGACAATAAGAGTGTTGAGTAGTAAGGGTAAAAGTAGTAAAGGTTTGTCATCCCGTTAGTGATACCCACAAACTATATACATAGCTTGTCGTTTGttaaactttccgaagccccttAATAActgattcggttgctatttaaaagagggaaaaactgtctacaaatggctgagataaatGTAAGCAAAAACCCtggttttaacaaaaacaagtaagatagctatattaggctttgccgaatcttatatacccttcaccaaattatactttaaaataaaaattttaaatatttttagttaaacaaaattaattttttttccaaagttgtttttttttcattttttggaaaaaaaattttcgaatgtttttttttaatttttaaaattttaaaatttttttttggttttttaatttttttttaatatttagcgaaaaaaaacttttggtgaaaaaaaattcgtgttaaaaaatattttttttccgattttgacccattgttggtccaacttactcttatatatgtcgttgcaatcattagatatccatattgtctatattaatgacatagtaatcaagatataggtcaaaaatggaggttgtcctggtttttttccttatatctcatttgtgaaccgattttctcgactttaaatagcaaccgagccggaagaattccggagatattgatgtatgaatcgagtatgtaagttatttggatgcttcggaaagttgatttcaacagacagacggacatgtcttaatcgactccgatatctataaggattcagaatatatatactttatagggtcggaaaattatattgtggaaattacaaacggaatggcaaacttatatatacccctcTCACGATATACCCTTATATAAGTTTGGGTAGAAAAACACTTTGCTTCTATTCTATGTAAAAACGCTatgacaaaattaaattttatcataattttagaACCAATGAAAATTACTGATTTTAACCGTTCCCACGACAGTTGGATCTAAGCTACGTAACGACCCGAATTTCACTCGaccaaaaattttcaattcatcGACAGCTGTACCAACCGAATGTTTTTTTTCACATGAAAAGAACACTCAAATTGTTACAATAGCAACAATTTCACTCCGCCAAAGATTGTAAACTCAGGGACAGCTGTATGATTTATTTTTGGACTTCGGTCAATTCTAGCATGTCATTGGATTTAACAAATCAACATATGAGGATATCAGCagaaaagtggtgtaacccaaaACTATTTACTTAGTTTATTCAACTTTTGCTAcattactttgttatattatgctctgtacaaaaaacgattttttcagCTCCATCTGTTTTTGAATGCCAAAAGGTAGCTTACCCCATGTTTGTATTGACAGTTGGTAATTTCAGGAATGTATGTAACACCAGAACAGCAACCACAAAAAattgtgggttacaccacttttgcgctaATGGActtatacatatcgtcacctaaaatgcaaaacaacctATTATCAAagaattcgaaattgattttattattgattactacatcatattacatatgtgtgcaaaattttaaacttttactatcaaatataacaaagttataaccaaaattcaaaacatattaaGTGCACGATttccttaaacaaaataacgtataagttttgagtaattaattaataaatagtattttatcttattttaggtagtatcctaatattttattaaatttgtttgcagactttttgtgaaaatttaatgaagtagcttttatttaaaataaaaagaaataatgtttttttcattcaaatttatattgatgatacgttatttgggttttagaaaacaacaattcaaaattatgtaaaacaCATAGCTAAAGTgtggtttgaatttttttgtaaaatatatttctagtgtcattgtaattcagatttgaaaattttgttttaatatctcaattagttttcattttatatcgttttttgcttctcctataaacttatgaatgttgatgttacgttattttgcattttaggtgacgatgtgtattataaataacaaacaattattatttatagaGAGAATTAATATAGTAAAATAATggtttaaaatttagtaaagcTTTCCAGAATTCAAATTatcgtaaaaaattttattcctcATCACCACTAgtaagaaaacatattttacaaGTTGAAATTATACAAAACTAGCTGatttagttcttcaagtttctccacaAAAATTCTCTTATGATGAAAAGTGAGAAGTTAAAAGgaggcaatatattaaaatttaaaaaatcaggcAATTCGCTCGAGctgttctcacgtgatgccattacatactatatggaccatttaatttttagataTAGATAAATGAGCattcagaaatatatattttttatatttgttgccAAAATTAGTGAATTAGTTAGTCCCTCAACATATTctgaattcaaataattttcgcTTATTGTATTATCTATAAAGTTGAAGAGAAAGTACATTAGTActtaattttccatccctgtgtTGAGTAAAGAGCTTTCTCTAATAAGGTTTGTTTGTACAATTTAAGAGAACAATAACAGAGATACACGcatgttgaaataaatattatcatTTGTAAATAATCAATTTGTGTGTTGTgcttttaataataaacaaacaaattaggTGTATTTATGCAACCATTTCGGTTATTAGGTATGTGGGCCATGGACCATAAGAATGAAAGCGAAAACAAAATAGAAGATGTTAATATTCtgttaaaaatatgatttatttcatttatttaaacttataaGCTACATAcacttaaacaaataataattactgtacgaaattaaacaaaaagccgtttgtttaaatgatatacatacatatgtgtgttgTTATGTTATGCGTGGGTACATGTATTTACATTAAGTGTAAATGATATAAATACATATCTAATATACTAAATTAGGACTAAATTTTTATCTGCTCTatgttatcaaaaaataaactaaagctTTTTGTTGTACACTCTCAAAAGCTTAACTGACTAtatatcttattttattttttgttttgttgaaaaGTGAAAAGTAAGGtgaacacaaaaatattttcccaaacTTTCATCAGATGAAAATACAACATGTACGCGTACTATATTAAAACGAATTcgagtataattttttttttgtaattttttttttcttagtttaatttttataatgaaaataataacgCTACATAGTACTTTGCGATTATCGAAAATCGTTGGTGtttactaaattaaaaaattattatgcaCAACTCATATTAAATGCATATGTTTGTTCAGATTATATAGTAAAAAAAAgtgtatatttaaacaaaatgttatacCGTTTTTGTAAGTTTTGTAACAACAATTACGATTAatagataaaaataaaagaatgaatgaatgaatttgtAGAGTGACAGTGACCAGAGTGATGATATAATTTAGTCAATtgaatgaaaatgtttttataacatgctttttattattattgtaataaaaacatttaaatgtatgaaaaaacaaatataaacaatttaaatttccatgtgacaataaacaaaacaacaaaaaaactttataaaaatttctcaataaaaagttatttttacgaaaaatatgtacttttaaggacaataaacacaaacaaagaCACTTTGCTTGTGTTTTCGTTCAATTTAAGGACATGTGTACTTGCTTTCGTACCGTCACTCAACCTTTGTACGAGTAGGTATTTCTGCGAAAAGCTTCAATATGTGAAAGTGTTGTGGTTATGAAAAACGTACACTaaggatattttttttcttccaaaCACTTTCTCTGTcgttagaaaattaaaacataaaaaacatcaaaatttaaggaatttaaataaaattctgagATTTTAGTTTGCTTCTAAATATACTACATCCATAGAATTCAATGAatgatttgaataatttttattcaaaacttcaatattgtttacaaaaatactAAACAAATAACTTCACACGGAAAATGTCCTTGAAAACTCAATGTGTGCGGGCACCAACCACCAACAGCagcaaagaaacaacaaaacatGCATTTATTGTTGAAAATCTTCTTATTCAACCAAAAATTTTGCACCATTCATAATTTTTAGCACAGAATTTTGGCTtaaatccaaaataaaaaatcaatgcaTATTTTTAAGGAGTATATTATATGGTTGGTGACATTGCTAGTGAAACATATAAACCACAATTAGTTTTGACCTTTAtcgaaattaaattcattaTGTACATTGAAAATGACAATATCTAAACATACATGTGCAAAAGTACAACTTTTTCGTAAAAATACAagtgttttcaaaaatatattttctaaatcattaaaaaaGGTCTGTGATTGCTTAGAACATTACCAAagaattaatataataataaaaaccaaataaaataaaattttattttaattattacaaaaaccaaaaaaataaaacaactctgtgtgatatttaaacaaaatacaacatGTGTACAAAAGTAATATGTTGTATAATACTACCTACAATAAAATTGTGTGcaattaataatcttcaataattcatttaatggacattgatgttgttgttttgattgcGTGACGTTACTACAATacatataatatagaaaaatcaTATGTTAGATACTAAAGAAAATAGTgcaaaaggaaataaacaatatattgttggtGTTGTTCGTATTAAGAACAAACCGTTAACGTGATGACACGTTCTTATGAGCCTGCACCGTCCATCGAAAAAGACGAAAGTCAACTAAAAAGAAATGCAGATGATGATAATGACACCAGTTTCGAAATTGATGAGCCCGATGATGAAGAAACTATTTTCGTTGTTAAAGGACATGCTGTCTATACGCCTACAAATGAAACCACGGAAAAGATACATTCACGTTTAAATAGCCCGTCTGGGAATGATGGGGATGAGGATGAAATTTCCTTAACAGaggagaaatcaaaagatgtTGCACCTAGTACGTCATCATGTGTAAAAGAGAGTCAAAATGctcaaaaatttaacaatcgAGATGAGTCCAATGAAGATTCGGATTGTTCATACGATTCTTATACTTATTCTTCCACGCCAACAACCGCCGATGTGGCGGATGTCACGACAGTTACTTTATACCATGGCGGCAATACCAGCTGCAGTAAAATTATTAGGCAGCCATGCAGACGTCTGCCTCCCTCAGCGAATGTTCTTGTAATTGCAGTACAAACAAGTCACATGAACGACATTGGCTCTGCAACAGAAGATAATTGTTCAGGTTCTTTAGAAACAACAACGACTGATCTCGAAACGGAAAATGCACCCTCAATAAGTCCCTATAACAGACGAGTCACGAGTACTTCTAATATGATGTACAATTCCACAATACATTCCATACCCTCAGTACTGTTAACACATCCCTCGGCTGCTTTCCAAGAAACTGATTCAAATGTTATTGAAATACCTCCTACACGCACTAATCGCCATCAGCGAACTATGTCTTCAACCTCACAACGTTCTATAGCCTCTCAACATTCAGTGCACACCGCTAACACAACATTATCCATAACACAACCCAAAAGCCGAATCTGGACGTGTTTACGATGGATCTGTTTAAGGTTTAAGGTGAATATGAATATTTTGGCAATTTGcttttgattttgtcattccttttATAACACATCGATATATTATTCATAGAcctaatatgtatatatattctcggTCCTGATacaattctaagacgatctagccgtgtccgtccgtctgttgaaaaaaCGATAGGCCCTTGATAGAAGAACCTATGGGGAGACATTTTCTTCGTTGTTTGGCAttaaaaatgggcaaaatcggtcaagtagaaccagagttatgtaccaaaatgtgaaacaACTTccgaaatatttgatatttttcgaaaatgttgccattttcttttaatatattgcaaaaaaatatcttacaaattagcacacatttttcttttggtAAAAATACAAGATCTGTTGAAATTGgacaaaaataattcgaatataTATAGAAATCTCCGTACCGAATTGTTttaagatcggtccataattggtcatagctcccatataaggtccacttccgaaaaacacttaAATACTCTTATGAATATGGATCCATAATTACATGCAGCCAACAtctggaaaatacattatattctAGCAATGTGAAATTTACCACAGATATTTTCtagttatagaaaatataaaactagataaatgttttttttataaaataaccgaatacaacactcttacttgttagttttatatttttgatatgtctttgaagataaatttaaaaatttcattcgaTATCGAAGAATTATCCGAATGTTTGTCATTTGGATTTTTGTGATTCTATAATAATTCAGATCAATATTAATCCcgtataaattaagaaaaattgcgTTCCCAGATATGCTTTTTTGTTTATGGCATTTTCATGAACTATAATTTAACGGCgcctatgtatgtatattgagcATTTATGTATGTGCTAACTAACTAGCTGCCATCGTTAGTTAGCACATTTTCATTTCCTAATGAAAAGTTGTTAGCTTGTTAGTTAGCACCAAAGGTTCGAAAgtattaattcttaattaaatttttaaaatctttaacttggtttttaattagttttcttAATTTCTAAGTACTCcaaacgtattgaattcattccattatgaattcattctttatagaattaattccttattgaatcattaaagTTTGCTTTAATTcgaatccataacaaaatagtttAATCAAATATGTTAAATGGTTAAATGGGGCTTGCGCATTATGCTAAcgatatatgtacatatctatgtatgtattacaaaatgttaaataaataatctCCCTCGATCATGAGTAAATATCTTATCTTTCGtttatctttaaaaatatattaactaaaattgttattaaatatattttaattgctAATATAAACCTTTTAATTTCTCTAagtatttcaatttttaattttaacaaaaacgtttgtaatattttatatagaattttttaaaaggaaaactgatattaaaattattttttaatattttgtatttattattatacaattaacaaaaatttcgacAAATTTGCGCGTAGGAAAATTAAAGTTTCTTATTTGAGAAAATATCTGAGGTGATGGTCAatctaataattaaattttcaaacaaacaaaatttcggctagcagaattttatatttaaaaaaattttggaaataatttttatttaaaaaaaaaaaaattttgtttaaaaattttaaaaatattttttggccgTTTTTTTCGGCAAATTATGGTctgattttatacatttttaatacacAACATTCTGATTAATATATATGATATATTGATACCACATCCGAAGGCGATAGACAGGCATCTTTACAAGAACTAACTTATTTATACCTTACTATTAGGGCTGTCAATTattggagttttattttaatagtataaaagattaataattattttattattcgattgatcgattgtttgttttaaaaatacaaaattaataacatatagatgtaaataataattaaaccattttaattatataaagtcCTTATAAAAGGACATGAAAATTTCAAAGGataaacagttttcaaaaaattatataaaatgaataTATTTGATTCCAAAATGGGTATCAAATAAATGGTAAAAATTTAGCAGTTATATGTTTAGCAAGTTATATGTTTTCCCCCTGACTAAAAAATACCGAcgaaacattgtttttttttaaatttgttagaaaaataaaaattttaataaaaattacaaataaacctATAAACAAAGACGTAGTCGTAAAATGTAACTATGTTTCATGAccattttttacaatattcgAAAAAAGTATCAGTTAAATTCATTTGTGTTTTCGTTCATTACAATTCAAAAGTGTTCGAGATGCAAAGGAAATTGATCATTGGGGTTTTTCTACCaagtagaaaattttgttttcgtatAATGTGAACAAAATTCCATAGTATTAACAGGACCGGTGAGAATCCAGCCGAATACTGTCTTCTGGGCCAGTATAGTAATAGTTCGACAGGTCTACTGCAGAAAGTACTCGGATCTGCTAAATGAAGATTTGGCAATATCACTGCAGTGTCAGTATCGACCGAAATCGACGGTAAATTCCCTGCTTTACCAAACAGCTTTTGTTTGATACCCATtatcttattattatttgagaatTGTTTATCCTTTGAAATTTGAAAGATCAAGAAAAACTGCGTTTGCAGAGTTAATATGAATGGTCTCTACTTTCAAGTATATGTCGATTTTTCCATGTGTAAAAATTACTGTTGCCACGGTATTATAAGTATCTGTATTGTTTAGTATTCTTACTCTATTAAAGatactttaaaatttgtctAGGTATTTATTAGCTACtaggttttcttttttaagttaAGTTTCATAATGTTCTGATCATGGTGTGTTCTTCAAAAGTCGTTTggaaaatgaatataaaaagtaGTTTCTATTGGCTGTATAACTttaaaatgtgggattttttcaaatttttagcgttaatttcgaaacatttgtacaatataaatgtattctaagtattggccattgtatagctatgacattttctcaTCAACAAATATTgatcttgaaaataaatttattcgactaTTCGATTAAACGACAATTGGATGTGTCAAAAGCTAACTCCACTTTTcgaaaatttcttaatattgttATATTACTATCTaattaaaggggggtcagacggcatgtattgcttgtgtattgggacatgtattcgatacatatggaattccgaGTTGTTAActctttgaaaaatattttgttcttttattaattaatttaatttatgaggAGTAACTACCACCATTTGTTCCGTTTtatcattttcataaattttggaaatcaatttttcaaaaatcactaATTTACTCTACGTTTTATTTTGTGGATTTAATAGGTATTTTATCTTCTGGCACATcctattattaatcgaatagttttttattctaaattgattattcgaataatatttattcAACCCTACTTAATAATCATAGTGAAGgctataaaaatagttttttccatataattacttataaaattcgaccattttttttttgaagaaggGGATGAAGTCGATTAAAAGATgcgaaatggaattttttttttaatattttaaaaaagtggttattgttttaaaaatacacttttCTACAGATGTGtgacaaattattttctatataaattattattttatatacatatgtggtACAAagttaatatatgtatacatctAACATTATGTATGTTTAAAGCCTTGATCTCTGATTATGCGAATAAAATACAATTACTTGCTCTATATTTAGAATAATAGTCGCACAGAGCATGGAAAAATAGAATCGGGACTGACATGGTCGTCGTTTACATTACTTAATCATTGTGATTATTTGATTGTACATTTGTATTACTTTATCACCAGCACAATGGAAATGATAAATGTGCTCACGAATTAAActtgaataaaagctttattgaacgagtaaaataatttaaatttaaattttttaaattgttgatttcGATTTGTTGTAGAcattaaattaactaaaaatatgtGTACCTACTCGCATATGAACGAACATATGTACGAATGTAAATAATGTACGtgtgaaataaaaattcatatgtttatttattgtccAGTCTGAGCAAAACAGCTAAacaagatttatttttaaatttactgatgcatcaataaaaattgtgttttttaatacgaatataataatataatccTGTGTATAAAGATATTTCTGTGCTATTTTATAGTAAtatctataaaataatttaacaatctGAGTAGGAAATACCATGTGTGTGTCTtactcagaaatatgagtgggAATTATATGGGAATGCCAACGTCAACGCATTAATATACTATATAATATTATGAGGAGCTATATAAACTATTTAGTATGAATAAACGTTTAagaatgtaaatgtaatgaatgaaattgtaataaccatatgatttttgtttgtctattccaGAGTTCCGGCATAGGAGAACCAAGTGTACATCATGCTTTGGTTGTGATCTTTTTAGAGTTTTTCGCCTGGGGTTTGCTGACGATGCCAGTTATATCGGTAAGTTActgtggttgtttttgcttGCTAATtgaagtaaatttatttttatttttgttaataggtATTAAATCAAACGTTTCCCGAACACACATTCCTTATGAATGGTCTAGTCATGGGAATTAAGGGTATACTATCATTCCTAAGTGCACCCCTGATCGGTGCTCTGTCAGATATCTGGGGTCGCAAGTTTTTCTTGctaataacagtattttttacatGTGCTCCCATACCTTTAATGACAATAAACACATGGTGGTTTTTCGCAATGATCTCA
This genomic window contains:
- the LOC135953279 gene encoding hippocampus abundant transcript 1 protein isoform X2, producing the protein MTRSYEPAPSIEKDESQLKRNADDDNDTSFEIDEPDDEETIFVVKGHAVYTPTNETTEKIHSRLNSPSGNDGDEDEISLTEEKSKDVAPSTSSCVKESQNAQKFNNRDESNEDSDCSYDSYTYSSTPTTADVADVTTVTLYHGGNTSCSKIIRQPCRRLPPSANVLVIAVQTSHMNDIGSATEDNCSGSLETTTTDLETENAPSISPYNRRVTSTSNMMYNSTIHSIPSVLLTHPSAAFQETDSNVIEIPPTRTNRHQRTMSSTSQRSIASQHSVHTANTTLSITQPKSRIWTCLRWICLRFKSSGIGEPSVHHALVVIFLEFFAWGLLTMPVISVLNQTFPEHTFLMNGLVMGIKGILSFLSAPLIGALSDIWGRKFFLLITVFFTCAPIPLMTINTWWFFAMISISGIFAVTFSVVFAYVADVTTVEERSRAYGLVSATFAASLVISPALGAALMEKYSDTLVVALATAIAVLDVFFILVAVPESLPDKVRGSSWGAPINWEQADPFAALRKVGTDHTILMQCVTVLLSYLPEAGQYSCIFVYLKLKMGFNTMEVAIFIAVVGILSISVQVTLGYLMRRVGAKRTIVLGLILEMTQLFWYGFGSKKWMMWAAGILAALGSITYPAISAFVSIHSTADSQGAVQGMVTGMRGLCNGLGPAMFGVIFYLFNVDLNKEQTLQENVDDDSWFQFPGPPFVFGGFMVILAILVALFIPEVHGDMNFIRTPNEKKLDVQYEVEGGIKPTSPLMRSDSLAQL
- the LOC135953279 gene encoding hippocampus abundant transcript 1 protein isoform X3 is translated as MTRSYEPAPSIEKDESQLKRNADDDNDTSFEIDEPDDEETIFVVKGHAVYTPTNETTEKIHSRLNSPSGNDGDEDEISLTEEKSKDVAPSTSSCVKESQNAQKFNNRDESNEDSDCSYDSYTYSSTPTTADVADVTTVTLYHGGNTSCSKIIRQPCRRLPPSANVLVIAVQTSHMNDIGSATEDNCSGSLETTTTDLETENAPSISPYNRRVTSTSNMMYNSTIHSIPSVLLTHPSAAFQETDSNVIEIPPTRTNRHQRTMSSTSQRSIASQHSVHTANTTLSITQPKSRIWTCLRWICLRFKSSGIGEPSVHHALVVIFLEFFAWGLLTMPVISVLNQTFPEHTFLMNGLVMGIKGILSFLSAPLIGALSDIWGRKFFLLITVFFTCAPIPLMTINTWWFFAMISISGIFAVTFSVVFAYVADVTTVEERSRAYGLVSATFAASLVISPALGAALMEKYSDTLVVALATAIAVLDVFFILVAVPESLPDKVRGSSWGAPINWEQADPFAALRKVGTDHTILMQCVTVLLSYLPEAGQYSCIFVYLKLKMGFNTMEVAIFIAVVGILSISVQVTLGYLMRRVGAKRTIVLGLILEMTQLFWYGFGSKKWMMWAAGILAALGSITYPAISAFVSIHSTADSQGAVQGMVTGMRGLCNGLGPAMFGVIFYLFNVDLNKEQTLQENVDDDSWFQFPGPPFVFGGFMVILAILVALFIPEVHGDMNFIRTPNEKKHVQYEVEGGIKPTSPLMRSDSLAQL
- the LOC135953279 gene encoding hippocampus abundant transcript 1 protein isoform X1, which translates into the protein MTRSYEPAPSIEKDESQLKRNADDDNDTSFEIDEPDDEETIFVVKGHAVYTPTNETTEKIHSRLNSPSGNDGDEDEISLTEEKSKDVAPSTSSCVKESQNAQKFNNRDESNEDSDCSYDSYTYSSTPTTADVADVTTVTLYHGGNTSCSKIIRQPCRRLPPSANVLVIAVQTSHMNDIGSATEDNCSGSLETTTTDLETENAPSISPYNRRVTSTSNMMYNSTIHSIPSVLLTHPSAAFQETDSNVIEIPPTRTNRHQRTMSSTSQRSIASQHSVHTANTTLSITQPKSRIWTCLRWICLRFKSSGIGEPSVHHALVVIFLEFFAWGLLTMPVISVLNQTFPEHTFLMNGLVMGIKGILSFLSAPLIGALSDIWGRKFFLLITVFFTCAPIPLMTINTWWFFAMISISGIFAVTFSVVFAYVADVTTVEERSRAYGLVSATFAASLVISPALGAALMEKYSDTLVVALATAIAVLDVFFILVAVPESLPDKVRGSSWGAPINWEQADPFAALRKVGTDHTILMQCVTVLLSYLPEAGQYSCIFVYLKLKMGFNTMEVAIFIAVVGILSISVQVTLGYLMRRVGAKRTIVLGLILEMTQLFWYGFGSKKWMMWAAGILAALGSITYPAISAFVSIHSTADSQGAVQGMVTGMRGLCNGLGPAMFGVIFYLFNVDLNKEQTLQENVDDDSWFQFPGPPFVFGGFMVILAILVALFIPEVHGDMNFIRTPNEKKRASVDVQYEVEGGIKPTSPLMRSDSLAQL